The Acinonyx jubatus isolate Ajub_Pintada_27869175 chromosome B3, VMU_Ajub_asm_v1.0, whole genome shotgun sequence genomic interval ATTCTTGACGCGCAGGGCAGACGGAAACGCCACGGGTCAAGTCCTCAGATACGGACAGGACTTCTGCCTCGCGACCACGGGAGGGTTTGAAGACAAAATGGTGAGTCGCGGCCGCCGGCTGAAGGGGACAGGGAACGCTGCAGGCGTCTCTGGCTTCGTCCCGGTCTCAGCCTGGAGCTTTGCACACGCGGTGTCGGGGGTCACTTCTTGCCTCGTCGCTTTTCCAATTACGAAGCGAATACCCTCAGGCGctaaggaggaagggagaaaacccTCCTTTGCTACGCAGCTGACGCAAAACCAAAATTTACACTGCTCCACCTGTAAGTTAATGATTGGATTAATCAATAATCATCTGACACCTGTCAATGTCACCAAAGCCAGCAAGGCGTATTATctgataactttctttttttcctttttttttttaaacttgacttttctctttcccctgggGATTAGAACCAGCTACATGTGGGTTTAACTCTAGCTGAAATGTCGATCTATGGGGTGGGGCTTTGGGTAAAGTTGTTGACCTTTCTTGAGTCTTTGTCGTCTATAACGTGGGATTGTTGCACCTTGCTACATGCTTAACTGCCTCACTTGTATGAACTCACTTCGATATCCAAACAAGTCTGTGAGCTAGGGACcgttttatgcccattttactgatggggaCGCCGAGGCACAAGGTCAGGTGATTTTGCCCTGGGTCGCTCAGCCATTAAGCGGCGGACTGGGTACTCCGCACTGTCTCTCACCGAATCACAGCTTCCATCACTGTATCGTGTAGCATTATTGCCTCTTGTGCTACCAAGAAAATCAGCGTTGCCAGTCGAACCCCTACACCACAGATGGTCAGCTGCAGCCTGATTTGAAACgtagaaagtagagaaaataccAAATCGTTGAAGGAGGGGAGTAAGTCACAGTTGTCCTATGCAGAGATTAACATTCCCAACATTTTGGCTTACTTTCTTTTATAGtctgttctctccctccttccttccctcctttgttccctacctctctctcctccactctctccttAACTCTCCCAACTCCTTTGTCTCCTATAAATTATCTCTTCTCCGCCTGTGCATTGATTTGCGTTTATTACCTGCCCTTCCACAGACAATAACGTTCTGTCATTTTGCAGGTAATGTTTCCTGCCCACCTGCtatgtggcttttattttcttttccttttccttttccttttccttttccttttccttttccttttccttttccttttccttttccttttcctttcctttcatcttttttggCGACTTGGCTTTGACATGGTAGTTGTTTTACCGTAGTTTTGAGTAAACGGATCAGTGTTTCCCTTTGCaattcctgcccctgcccctgccccagagaTACTATAGAAAGGGAAACTTGTATCGACTTCTTGATGGCTCAAGTTGACCTTGTGCTGGgatttcttcttgctttcttcttcttttttttttttaatgtttttttctgagagagagagagagagagagagaacatgtgggtagaggggggcagagggtctgaagcgggctctgcattgacagaagagagcctgacgtggggttcaagctcacgaaccgcgagatcatgacctgatccgaagtccgatgctcaactgactgagcctcccaggtgccctggagttttttcttctttaattaatggatttatttttattttagagagagagagagagtggggaggagtcaggagagagagagagacagagagacagagaatcccaagcaggctccatgctcaggacagagccccacgtgggactcgatcccacaaccctgggatcatgacctgagccaaaatccagagctggaggctcaaccaactgagccccccaggcgccccaggtcctCCTTAGCCGCTTGAGATTCATTCTGATACAGGGTTCCGTGCAGACATGTGATTTCCCCCCAATGACTAAAGAGCcacatttgtgttatttcttgAATAATTACTCTTTCCTCACTGACACATGCCTTGCGTAGTACCCGTGAAGTCCCCATACACCCACGAGCTCTCTCAGCTTCCTATCTGGACGCTTTGAGCTCAAGTTGTGTATTTTTGTCCAAGGGGTATACTCTACATTCGGACAGCTCTAGGGCTGTCTCTCTCTCGTCACACCTCTTCGTCTGTATCGCATTAGGAATGAACGGCTCAGTTAGATGCAGCTACTGTTGCAagtttctctgcccccccccccccccagatgggGAGAAAGATCACGCGGCGGTTTTGATCGGCCTGTAAAACTGTGCAAGTTCACGGATTTAGTAGCTCTATGACACGCATGCTCTTCTGAGATGCCCCGCCGTGTActcatttattcttcctatctCTCAGTGAAGTTTTGTGGTTCTCCTCAAGTGGACCTGACGCCTATCCCCGTTAAGGTTGTCTCTTGGTATCTCCCACTGGGTGTTACCATAGTTGTAACAAAAATGTGACAAAGTCATTGATGTTTATGCTCGCCTTTGATGAAGTCACTCACTCCTATCGCTTCCAGTGGTTTTCCAGTTGGTTctcttcttactctttttttaaacgttcatttactattgagagacagagacagagctcgagcaggggaggggcagagagagagggagacacagcatccgaagcgggctccgggctccgagctgtcagcgcagagcccgacgcggggctcgaacgcaaaaaccgcgagatcatgagctgagccgaagtcggacgctcaaccgactgagccccccagggacccCCCACTTGGTTCTCTTATGACTTCTGGGCAGACAGTTGTTTCTCTTTCCAGGGATGACGACTGCCTCTCTTCCCAAATTCTCATATTTCTGGACCTTGTCTTTGAATTAGCAAGTGTTTCCGGGGCGCTCCTAAAAAAAATCTGGTAATCGCGACCTTTTAGACTTGTTCCTGAGTCGTTATCATCTTTCTTTGACAAAGTGGGGTTTGTGGTTTGGCGTCGGCGTCGTCTGCCTGTGTGGGCCCGGCCGGCTTCCCTGCCCACATCTAGCTTGTGGTCAAGCCCACGGCTCTTCCTTTGCAGTGCTCCTGGCCCTGTCTTTTCATCCCCAGTGCTGGGACCTCAACCCAGGCCCCCCGTGGCTTGACCCCTCCGGTCTGTCCTGACTTCAGACCACAGTAGATGCGTGCTGCCAGGTAGATCCCTTAGGGGCTCAGGCTTGGTAAGTGCAGCCACCACGGTGGCATTTAAGGCCCTCTGTGACATGTCCCGTGTCCACACGTGGTCAGCCTTGCCCGCGGGCTCCCGGCACCACACTGCTTCCTCCTCAGAGCTCTCGTGAGCCCCTGGGAGAGCACGTGTCCCCATGTGTGCCCACCTACAGCTCTGCATGTCCCTTCTGGTCACCATGCCTCACGGGTGCTTCCCCTTCACCTCCTCcgtcccctctcctgctcgtcaGGAAACACCTTCACGATGGCAACCTGTTACTGCCTTCCCTGTAGCGCCTCACGGCACAGCTTTGCACATGAAAACCTACCGAAATCTGCAGACACGGCCTCCAGGTTCAGGGTCAGGGGGAATCAGTAAAGGACGAACAAACAACTAACGTTTTGGAGTTTTCTGCAGGGTGGCGTGCTTCTTGACCCAGTTACAGGTGGCCAGAGAGCAGCCTAAATAAATCCCAAGTGTGGACCTCAGCTCCACGGGGGCGTGGGCCCCCCTCCAAGGCTCACAGTAAATGTAGCTGTGACAGTGATGGTTTTAAGGACACTTGGCTTCATGGAATAAGTTTCATGCATAAttatttctcagaagaaaaatagTGGTCCAGGCCTAGGTCCTGAGAGTGAGGAGAGGGGGCGGGatcaggaggagacagagggttTGGTattcaaaggaaggaaaacccCGGgcggatcagtcggttgagcgtctgacttcggctcaggccatggtctcgcggtccgtgagttcgagccccgcgtcgggctctgtgccgacggctcggagcctggagcccgcttcggattctgtgtctccccctctctctgccccttccctgctcatgctgtctctttctctctcaaaaataaataaacacaaacaaaattcaaaggaaggaaaggcagtgGAGCTGACGTAGCTCATCTGTGCGCTGTCCTTTTCAGCTGTATTTATCCAGTGACCACAGGACCCTCCAGAAGTCGTCCAAGAGATCTCTGCTCCAGGAGGCGTACCTGACGGATGAGGTCTCCTACCTGAGCTGCTGGCAGGCCACCTTCCTGGACCCCCAGCTGCGCCTGGAATACGAAGGCGCCCCCGTTCCGGTGAGCTCTGCCTGGGGGAGACCCGGGCGCTGTTCCGAGGACGCGATTTTCTCCCGTCTGTACATCGGGGCTTCTCAGCGCGCCGGGGCCTAAAGCGACTTGTGTGCTCTCTCCGCCCAGCCCCCGCCAGCTGTAGACACACACAGGCTCGGCGCCCGCCCCTGAGTCAGGCTGAGAGCCCCCCACCCGGGACGGTGAGGGTCATGACCTGCTTCCTTCCAGGAAGAAAGTTTCTGCAGGGCCTGGAAGCTTGGGTCCTGCGGGGCCATCCTTCCTGTTCCCACTGCTGACGTTTTCTCGGGAGCCCGGGCCCTGCGGCACTGGGGCCCCACGCACGGGCCTGACGGGAAGGCGAGTCCGCTGGGCCAGGCGCTTTGCTGCTGGCTGCTGACGCTTCACGCGGACGCAGAGTGGGGGCTGCTGGGAGTCGCTGGGAGCGTGCGGAACCCCAGCGGGCAGGGACTTGAAGGGGTGACCAGCCGGGTGGCCTCGCGGGAGGGGGCCCCCAGCTACGGGCCACCTGCGCCCGCCCGGCCCCGTGCGCCCCTCTGCCAGGCTCTGCAGGCGTTCCCGCGCTCACCAGGGTCTCTCCTCTAGCACGGAGAATGCACGCGGGGTCCCTGGCGACGCGCCCCCCGGCCCGGCTTTGCTCTCCTTGAAATCGCTCGCCGTTGCCATGATCTCAACCGTTAGCGTCTCATTTTCCTTCCCCGTGGAGCGCGGGTGAAGACGGCGGCTGCCTGACGAGGTGTGGGGAGGAGTAGGTGGCCCGTGCGTCCCCTGCGCTCGCGGGAGCAGTGCCTGGCTGCCGGCGGCTCGCGCGTGGTCGTGCCGCGGTCCCGGCTGTGCTCGTGCGAAAGCGGGGCACCGGCCCGTTGCTGACCCAGACCCTGCTTGGAGCCTCACCCCTGGCCGGTCTACCGTGCCCACACGGCCGGTGCCCCCGGGGTGGAGCACGTCTGCCGTGCTGTTTGCCGTGGCGCATCTCAGCGCATCTTAGTGACGGACGGGGCGGGCCAGAGCGAGGCTCACCCCGACCTCGGTCCAGAAGCGGCAGCCGCCCGCGGCGGCCCGGAGGAGCGGACGTTTGCTGTGCTGGGGCTCAGACTGCGCTCACGGCTTGTCCGTGTTCAGATGAGATCACAGACTGTCTTGTTTGTGCCTCGACCGTCCGGGTTGCGGAAGTGGCCTGGTCTGACGTGGGCACCCCGCGGCCGGTGACGTCGAGGGCCCTGCTGTGGGTGCCGGGCCCGTCCCCCCGGGGGTCAGGGGCCGCTCGGGTCTCCCTCCACAGCGTTTAGCTTACGGCGGCCAGGAGTTTGAAATGataacgttatttatttattttttttttctgattctaaacATAATATATGCTCCCTCAAGGAGAAATCAGAGAAGCACAACGAGTAACACGAACATAACCAGCGAAGTTCCACCTCCCATAGGAAGCCACTGTCATTTATGATTTCTTTGCCCAtgcctgctttttgtttttatttaattttcttcccaaTAGAACACCAGGAGTATCCTGTTCTTCTCCACTTAAAAACACCCCTGATTATTTTTCGCGTTGGGGGAAGGTCTGCTCCCACGTGGCTCTGAATGCCCTACGACATTCTGCTGTGGGTGCACCTGCAACGACGTGTGAAGTTGATCCAGTACGCTTTGGCTTCTAGGTTATTCCGTCCcaatccctttcttcttcttcttcttttttttttttaaatgaaatttaaatgaatatatagtaTGTTTCCAAATTTTTGCTTTTCAGGAATCGGAGGCCTTAATGCATAATGCAAACAgcactgtctcttcctctttaaaGGCAAATGCAAAGATCCTCATCTATCACTGCCGCACGAATCGGGGGCTAGCAGTCCACAGGCATCTTTTCTTGAGGTATGGAAGGAACTTTACTGCAGGGTTTCGCATCCACGATGGGCGTGGAGGTTGTGCCTCTGAGCAAGGCAGCTCGGTTTAACgagggtgccccccccccccccccacgcaagAAGTCCTTTGATGATGAAATATTGTCACCAAGGACTTACTTGGTGGTGTGGCAAATCTTACCGGAGTCCCTTGTGTCCCACAAGCTTTTCCCTGACAAGaggattttgttttcaagtttatttgctggtgtcgagagagacagagacagcacacgtggggaaggggcagagagagagggagacagagaatcccaagcaggccccgcacggcccgcacagagcccgacacggggctcaaaccctagaaccgggagatcatgacctgagccgaaacaaagagttggacgctgaaccaccaggcgcccctttgacAAGAGGATTTTAGCGATAATGGGACCCCAGGTGCTTCGGCGTTGCCTGAGCAGGTCAAACATCCAGCAAAGACGTATTGTAGAGGCAGCCCCGAGCAGAGGCTGTTGAAGATGATGTGGACAGCTTACCCAGGGCCGTTACCCCGTTTCCAACCCGTGTCCCTTCTCTCTTGCCCCAGTACCTATTTCGGGAAGGAAGCTGAGGTGGCCGTCCACACACATCTGGATTCACACAGAGTCGAAAAGCCGAGCAACCATTGGATGTTGGTGACCGGGAATCCCAGGAAAGACTCGTCCACCATGTTGGACCTGCCCAAGCCACTGGCTGAGGCCCCCCCAGCCCTGGAGCAGGCCACGGACCCCGGGGCGCAGTGACTCCAGGTACGCTCTGGAAAAACGTAGCTTTGCTAGAATCGATGATCTTGGCCATGCCCCAAGCCATTTTTCAGTAAGGCGTAGAAGTCCCTGAACACTCTGTTAAAACAAAGGCTGTGTGAAGATTCTTGAATTAGTGGTGGGGGTCTGGGCCACAAAAAGAAACTGGCTCTGGGGAGATGGCTCCTAGGTGGTATTTGAAGGTGACGGATGATACTCTTTGTTGATCACTAGTTCCTGAAGAACTGTAGATCCCATGCAGCGGCAGCTTCTACGAGGACAGTGTGTTTCCTTTGAAAGCTATGTGTGTGCGATAAAGCTATCAGAACCACACGGGATCTTtgtcaccccccctccccacccccaacaccggCCCCACCAAACAACGTACTAAGAAATCAACAGTGTGGAGCTGTGAGCCGTGGCCTTCCCTTGGAAACGAATGCTTTCccccttgtattttcatttctacctCTGActcgggggcagggggtggggtggccagGACCTCTACCTGCCTGGTCACGCTGTGGTGTCATGATTTTCAAACCG includes:
- the CFAP161 gene encoding cilia- and flagella-associated protein 161, encoding MAQNLYGPGVRMGNWNEDIYLEEELMKDFLEKRGKGQLLIQRNRRLKENLLRPMQLSVSEDGYVHCGDKVMLVNPAHAEVGAHLFLGGDLSLCATPDEIKAHLSDELEVPCGLSAAQTRIPVGRNTFTILRADGNATGQVLRYGQDFCLATTGGFEDKMLYLSSDHRTLQKSSKRSLLQEAYLTDEVSYLSCWQATFLDPQLRLEYEGAPVPANAKILIYHCRTNRGLAVHRHLFLSTYFGKEAEVAVHTHLDSHRVEKPSNHWMLVTGNPRKDSSTMLDLPKPLAEAPPALEQATDPGAQ